A single Desulfovibrio piger DNA region contains:
- a CDS encoding ParA family protein, whose translation MARIISIANQKGGVGKTTTAINLSAALAVMEKRVLLVDCDPQANSTSGIGIAQEDLHHDLYSTFYTPENIHESISSTRTPFLDVLPASTNLVAVELELVDKMAREFYLRDCLEPLGAEYDYIIIDCPPSLGLLTLNALCASQELLIPLQCEFFALEGIVKLLQTFELVKKRLNPGLNLLGVVLTMYDARNRLTREVRDEVQRCFPDHLFGTVIPRNVRLSEAPSHGKSIIHYDIKSKGADAYLNLAKEVALRDPARMPQPR comes from the coding sequence ATGGCGCGCATCATTTCCATAGCCAACCAAAAAGGCGGCGTCGGCAAGACGACAACCGCCATCAACCTTTCCGCCGCACTGGCCGTCATGGAAAAGCGCGTGCTGCTGGTGGACTGTGACCCCCAGGCCAACAGCACCAGCGGTATCGGTATCGCCCAGGAAGACCTGCACCACGACCTCTACTCCACCTTCTACACGCCGGAGAACATCCACGAGAGCATCAGCAGCACCCGCACGCCCTTCCTTGACGTGCTGCCCGCCAGCACCAACCTGGTGGCCGTGGAACTGGAACTGGTGGACAAGATGGCCCGCGAGTTCTACCTGCGTGACTGCCTCGAACCGCTGGGCGCGGAGTACGATTACATCATCATCGACTGCCCGCCGTCCCTGGGCCTGCTGACCCTCAACGCCCTCTGCGCCTCGCAGGAACTGCTCATCCCCCTGCAGTGCGAATTTTTCGCCCTGGAAGGCATCGTCAAACTGCTGCAGACCTTCGAGCTGGTCAAAAAGCGGCTCAATCCCGGGCTGAACCTGCTGGGCGTGGTGCTGACCATGTACGATGCCCGCAACCGCCTGACCCGCGAAGTGCGCGACGAAGTGCAGCGCTGCTTCCCCGATCACCTCTTCGGGACGGTCATCCCGCGCAATGTGCGCCTTTCCGAAGCGCCCAGCCACGGCAAGTCCATCATCCACTACGACATCAAGTCCAAGGGCGCCGACGCCTACCTCAACCTTGCCAAGGAAGTGGCCCTGCGCGATCCCGCCCGCATGCCGCAGCCGCGCTAG
- a CDS encoding response regulator produces the protein MADTRILLVDDEKEVTALLAKRLVRRGYQCATAADGQQAVDAMREQPFPIVVMDVKMPNMDGIAALKVIVEQWPTAQVILLSGHADMQLAVQAMSEGAFGYLMKPVDFDELLFKIEDAAMQSRLEGPESDMAR, from the coding sequence ATGGCTGATACGCGCATTCTTCTGGTGGATGACGAAAAGGAAGTGACGGCCCTGCTGGCCAAGCGTCTTGTACGGCGCGGCTACCAGTGCGCCACGGCGGCGGACGGCCAGCAGGCCGTGGACGCCATGCGCGAACAGCCTTTCCCCATCGTCGTCATGGACGTGAAGATGCCCAATATGGACGGCATCGCCGCCCTGAAGGTCATCGTGGAGCAGTGGCCCACCGCCCAGGTGATCCTGCTTTCCGGCCATGCGGACATGCAGCTTGCCGTGCAGGCCATGAGCGAAGGCGCTTTCGGCTACCTGATGAAACCTGTCGATTTTGATGAACTCCTGTTCAAAATCGAAGATGCCGCCATGCAGAGCCGGCTGGAAGGGCCGGAAAGCGACATGGCGCGATAG
- a CDS encoding DsbA family protein produces MKKLFRPLVLGGVLLLAAGLVPVMPATPARAATVTDANLKQMLEDLLREHPEIVLDVLRSHSEDVLDIAQAGANARRKAALEAQWHKEVKNTPQKQISLAGRPVKGNAAAPVRIVAFSDFTCHYCQQATRVLDEVMKKYGKNVSLVYKHMPLDEQGPGMLAARYFVAVAAQSESKAWKFYDAMYADRDRLLLEGQKFVDEVCDRLGLDKARLKKDAASDKTARIIAQDLDDAKKLKIDGTPCFLVNGLMVRGALSEPLFEAAVDIALEATR; encoded by the coding sequence ATGAAGAAACTGTTCCGTCCTCTGGTGCTGGGCGGTGTCCTTTTGCTGGCGGCGGGCCTGGTCCCCGTCATGCCCGCGACGCCCGCCCGAGCCGCTACCGTCACCGACGCCAACCTGAAGCAGATGCTGGAGGATCTGCTGCGCGAACATCCCGAGATCGTCCTGGACGTGCTGCGCTCCCATAGCGAAGACGTGCTGGACATCGCCCAGGCGGGGGCCAATGCGCGCCGCAAGGCCGCCCTAGAAGCCCAGTGGCACAAGGAAGTGAAGAACACGCCGCAAAAGCAGATCTCGCTGGCGGGCCGCCCGGTCAAGGGCAATGCGGCGGCACCGGTGCGCATCGTGGCCTTTTCGGACTTCACCTGCCATTATTGCCAGCAGGCCACGCGCGTGCTGGACGAGGTCATGAAAAAATACGGCAAGAACGTCAGCCTGGTCTACAAGCACATGCCGCTGGACGAGCAGGGCCCGGGCATGCTGGCCGCCCGCTACTTCGTGGCCGTGGCCGCGCAGAGCGAAAGCAAGGCCTGGAAGTTCTATGACGCCATGTACGCCGACCGCGACCGGCTGCTGCTGGAAGGCCAGAAGTTCGTGGACGAGGTCTGCGACAGGCTGGGCCTGGACAAGGCTCGTCTGAAAAAGGACGCCGCCAGCGACAAGACGGCCCGGATCATCGCCCAGGATCTGGACGATGCCAAAAAGCTGAAGATCGACGGCACGCCCTGTTTCCTGGTCAACGGCCTGATGGTGCGGGGCGCCCTGTCCGAGCCTTTGTTCGAAGCGGCTGTGGACATCGCCCTGGAAGCGACACGCTAG
- a CDS encoding C40 family peptidase: MRTYRRLLQIFFLALILGSASGCAMFQPADPGYNNPQRAQNIVRTASSQEGKQYRMGGASPSRGFDCSGLIWWAYRQNGLKVPRVTVDQARAGYAVPKSAPRPGDIMVFRTSSGPRGLHTGIYAGNNTFIHSPSRGKTVRRENMEPYWGDRLIAVRRIVI, from the coding sequence ATGAGAACCTATCGCCGTCTTCTTCAGATATTCTTTCTGGCCCTGATCCTGGGCAGCGCATCGGGCTGTGCCATGTTCCAGCCGGCCGATCCCGGCTACAACAATCCCCAGCGGGCCCAGAACATCGTGCGCACGGCCTCCAGCCAGGAAGGCAAGCAATACCGCATGGGCGGGGCCTCCCCTTCCCGCGGGTTCGACTGCTCGGGCCTCATCTGGTGGGCCTACCGCCAGAACGGCCTCAAGGTCCCGCGCGTGACCGTGGACCAGGCGCGGGCCGGGTATGCCGTGCCCAAGAGCGCGCCCCGGCCCGGCGACATCATGGTCTTCAGGACCAGCAGCGGCCCCCGCGGTCTGCACACCGGCATCTATGCGGGCAACAATACCTTCATCCACAGCCCCAGCCGCGGCAAGACCGTACGCCGGGAGAACATGGAGCCCTACTGGGGCGACAGGCTCATCGCGGTACGCCGCATCGTCATCTGA
- a CDS encoding ammonia-forming cytochrome c nitrite reductase subunit c552, giving the protein MTNRLFGLTLAVAALLALPLLGGCQDVDTELKAPEYKTGLPAGETRISAYKEAFPHQYASYQKNNETSVMTEYKGSVPFHKNDDVNPLPKGYKHAQPYLKNLWLGYPFMYEYNEARGHTYAVKDFVNIDRINRYAEKGGLPATCWNCKTPKMMEWIGKYGDAFWSKDVNTFRGKDAISEMDETIGCSNCHDPATMELRPYSEPLKDWLKRSGKDWNKLSRNEKRSLVCAQCHVEYYFTHKDNGPAGRPVFPWDKGFGPGDMYEYYKSHGPKQADGSSAPFTDWVHAASKVPMIKMQHPEYETFIDGPHGAAGVSCADCHMPYQRVDGKKVSSHWMTSPLKDPELRACRQCHADKTADYLRGRVLYTQEKTFRQLLKAQEESVRAHEAVRLANAVPAEQRAANYDSLMAEAREMVRKGQLYWDYVSAENSVGFHNPAKALDTLMSSVEFSNKAVALAEQATGYSISPALAGDIKQIVPPILNMSRKLQQDADFLQQHPWTRLLPVLPKAEQVWDGQERIAR; this is encoded by the coding sequence ATGACTAATCGACTCTTCGGCCTCACCCTTGCGGTCGCGGCCCTGCTGGCGCTGCCCCTGCTGGGCGGCTGCCAGGACGTGGACACCGAACTGAAGGCCCCGGAATACAAGACCGGCCTGCCCGCGGGCGAGACCCGCATCTCGGCCTACAAGGAGGCCTTCCCGCATCAGTACGCCTCGTACCAGAAAAACAACGAGACGTCCGTCATGACCGAGTACAAGGGTTCGGTGCCCTTCCACAAGAACGACGACGTGAACCCCCTGCCCAAGGGCTACAAGCACGCCCAGCCCTATCTGAAGAACCTCTGGCTGGGCTATCCCTTCATGTACGAATACAACGAGGCCCGCGGCCACACCTACGCCGTCAAGGACTTCGTCAACATCGACCGCATCAACCGCTATGCGGAAAAGGGCGGCCTGCCCGCCACCTGCTGGAACTGCAAGACCCCCAAGATGATGGAGTGGATCGGCAAGTACGGTGACGCCTTCTGGAGCAAGGACGTGAACACCTTCCGCGGCAAGGACGCCATCAGCGAGATGGACGAGACCATCGGCTGCAGCAACTGCCACGATCCGGCCACCATGGAACTGCGCCCCTACTCCGAACCGCTCAAGGACTGGCTGAAGCGCTCCGGCAAGGACTGGAACAAGCTCTCCCGCAACGAGAAGCGCAGCCTGGTCTGCGCCCAGTGCCATGTGGAATACTACTTCACCCACAAGGACAACGGGCCCGCGGGCCGTCCCGTCTTCCCCTGGGACAAGGGCTTCGGCCCCGGCGACATGTATGAATACTACAAGAGCCACGGTCCCAAGCAGGCCGACGGCAGCAGCGCGCCCTTCACCGACTGGGTGCACGCGGCCTCCAAGGTGCCCATGATCAAGATGCAGCACCCCGAGTACGAGACCTTCATCGACGGCCCCCACGGCGCCGCCGGCGTCTCCTGCGCGGACTGCCACATGCCCTACCAGCGTGTGGACGGCAAGAAGGTCTCCAGCCACTGGATGACCTCGCCCCTCAAGGATCCCGAGCTGCGCGCCTGCCGCCAGTGCCATGCCGACAAGACCGCCGACTACCTGCGCGGCCGCGTGCTCTACACCCAGGAGAAGACCTTCAGGCAGCTGCTCAAGGCCCAGGAAGAATCCGTGCGCGCCCACGAGGCCGTGCGCCTGGCCAACGCGGTGCCCGCCGAACAGCGCGCCGCCAACTATGACAGCCTCATGGCCGAGGCCCGCGAGATGGTCCGCAAGGGCCAGCTCTACTGGGACTATGTGTCCGCCGAGAACAGCGTGGGCTTCCATAACCCCGCCAAGGCCCTGGACACCCTCATGAGCTCCGTGGAGTTCAGCAACAAGGCCGTGGCCCTGGCCGAACAGGCCACCGGCTACAGCATCAGCCCCGCCCTGGCCGGGGACATCAAGCAGATCGTGCCGCCCATCCTGAACATGAGCCGCAAGCTGCAGCAGGATGCCGACTTCCTGCAGCAGCATCCCTGGACGCGGCTCCTGCCCGTGCTGCCCAAGGCCGAGCAGGTGTGGGACGGTCAGGAACGGATCGCCCGCTAA
- a CDS encoding NapC/NirT family cytochrome c has translation MGTPRTGPWLKVFLGGLAAGAALLAVMAFAMVSTDQRPFCASCHIMQEAAVTHKLSTHARLACNECHAPHNLLAKLPFKAQEGLRDFMGNVSGKDIPRPLSARTRDVVNENCKACHFATNSEVASMDAKPYCVDCHRNMAHMRHKPISTRTVAYD, from the coding sequence ATGGGTACACCCCGCACAGGACCCTGGCTCAAAGTCTTTCTGGGTGGTCTGGCAGCGGGCGCGGCACTGCTGGCCGTGATGGCCTTTGCCATGGTCTCGACGGACCAGCGGCCGTTCTGCGCCAGCTGCCACATCATGCAGGAGGCCGCCGTGACGCACAAGCTGTCCACGCATGCCAGGCTCGCCTGCAACGAATGCCACGCCCCGCACAACCTGCTGGCCAAGCTGCCGTTCAAGGCACAGGAAGGACTGCGCGACTTCATGGGCAACGTGTCCGGCAAGGACATCCCCCGCCCGCTCAGCGCGCGCACCCGCGACGTGGTCAACGAAAATTGCAAGGCCTGCCACTTTGCCACCAACAGCGAGGTGGCCAGCATGGACGCCAAGCCCTATTGCGTGGACTGCCACCGCAACATGGCCCACATGCGCCACAAGCCCATCAGCACAAGGACGGTTGCTTATGACTAA